A stretch of the Synechocystis sp. PCC 7338 genome encodes the following:
- a CDS encoding DUF2442 domain-containing protein, with the protein MNSITVDSKIVIEPTAVRAWAKKRMIYVELSDGRIFGFPGDRFRILKEATNEQLSKVKVEVNGYALRWEELDEDITVPGVVAGHFQLPLT; encoded by the coding sequence ATGAATTCCATCACCGTTGACTCCAAAATTGTTATTGAACCCACTGCGGTTAGAGCATGGGCGAAGAAACGAATGATATACGTTGAACTCAGTGATGGACGGATCTTTGGCTTTCCTGGCGATCGCTTCCGTATCCTTAAAGAAGCTACAAATGAACAACTGTCAAAGGTCAAAGTTGAAGTGAATGGTTATGCCCTCCGCTGGGAAGAGTTAGATGAGGATATTACTGTCCCTGGAGTAGTGGCCGGCCATTTTCAGTTGCCTTTGACCTAA
- a CDS encoding DUF4160 domain-containing protein, whose protein sequence is MLPPLKIQEMPTVIRIGKFRFHFYSDEGLEPAHIHVRSPDGECKFWLEPTILLSSNHGIPVRELRKVEKLVYENHHFLRNAYYEFHHR, encoded by the coding sequence ATGCTACCACCTCTAAAAATCCAAGAAATGCCCACAGTAATTAGGATTGGAAAATTTCGTTTTCATTTTTACTCAGACGAGGGATTGGAACCGGCACACATTCATGTTCGTTCTCCTGATGGTGAATGTAAATTCTGGCTTGAACCAACAATACTGCTATCTTCTAACCATGGCATTCCTGTGCGTGAGTTGCGTAAAGTAGAGAAATTAGTTTATGAAAATCATCATTTTTTGAGGAACGCTTACTATGAATTCCATCACCGTTGA
- a CDS encoding YbjQ family protein, with amino-acid sequence MLTSTTDIVQGRTIARYHGIVTAEVVYGTNALRDFFAGIRDLIGGRTGSYEQIFEKGHREAIAELTERAKKLGANGVIGVAVNTGTINIDDRGALLLITATGTAVTVD; translated from the coding sequence ATGCTGACTTCCACAACGGATATTGTTCAAGGCCGCACCATTGCTCGCTACCACGGCATTGTCACCGCCGAAGTGGTATATGGCACCAATGCTTTGCGGGATTTTTTTGCAGGCATTCGGGATTTAATTGGCGGTAGAACCGGTAGCTACGAACAAATTTTTGAAAAAGGCCACCGGGAGGCGATCGCCGAATTGACTGAACGGGCCAAAAAATTGGGAGCCAATGGGGTAATTGGGGTGGCAGTAAATACTGGAACCATCAATATTGACGACCGGGGAGCATTGTTATTGATTACGGCAACGGGAACGGCAGTAACGGTGGATTAG
- the dprA gene encoding DNA-processing protein DprA, translating to MANSEQAYWLAWSQVKGVGPVLLKRLAQHFELLENAWKARPIALGEVEGFGHKLIEKIVGQRNHLNPLQFLEEHQQKNPQFLTPNDPEYPRLLWEIPSPPPVLYYLGRLDYRESQGQIPGVGIVGTRYPTDHGSRWTRKISQALVKSGFTIVSGLAAGIDADAHSSCLRVNGRTIAVLGTGLDLIYPPQNRQLFEQIAAEGLILSEYPVGSKPERGNFPARNRIIAGLSRAVLVMEAPPKSGALITAKYANEFNRDVFSLPNSPDVQEAHGCLNLIHNGAEVILSENQLLASLGAIPLLDQGQEQKILPGDRQTGYLHPTNSTASTVPNASTRAKAKQTLTEPPDDLEPTLKKILSAVEQEPTALDQIVAVTALAIGDVSAGLLQLEILGLVSQEPGMRYQRQ from the coding sequence ATGGCGAATTCTGAACAGGCCTATTGGTTAGCCTGGAGTCAGGTTAAGGGAGTGGGGCCAGTGTTGCTCAAGCGGCTGGCTCAACACTTTGAATTATTGGAAAATGCCTGGAAGGCCAGACCGATCGCCCTGGGAGAAGTGGAGGGTTTTGGCCACAAACTGATTGAGAAAATCGTCGGGCAAAGGAATCATCTCAATCCGTTGCAATTTTTAGAAGAACACCAACAAAAAAATCCCCAGTTTCTCACCCCCAATGACCCAGAATATCCCCGCTTACTTTGGGAAATCCCCAGTCCCCCTCCGGTGTTGTATTATCTGGGGCGTCTTGACTACCGGGAAAGTCAAGGACAAATTCCCGGAGTAGGCATTGTGGGCACCCGTTACCCCACCGACCACGGGAGCCGTTGGACAAGGAAAATTAGCCAAGCCCTGGTCAAATCTGGTTTCACCATTGTTTCTGGTTTAGCCGCTGGCATTGACGCTGACGCCCACAGCAGTTGTTTACGGGTGAACGGAAGGACGATCGCCGTTTTAGGCACTGGCTTAGATTTGATTTATCCTCCCCAAAATCGGCAATTGTTTGAGCAAATCGCCGCCGAAGGATTGATTTTGAGTGAATATCCCGTGGGCAGTAAACCAGAACGGGGTAATTTTCCTGCTCGAAATCGCATCATTGCCGGTCTGAGCAGGGCCGTGTTGGTAATGGAGGCTCCCCCCAAATCCGGGGCCTTAATCACCGCCAAGTATGCCAATGAATTTAACCGGGACGTGTTTAGCCTACCCAATTCCCCTGATGTCCAAGAAGCCCACGGTTGCTTAAATCTCATCCACAACGGAGCAGAGGTGATTCTGTCGGAAAATCAATTGCTAGCCAGCTTGGGGGCGATACCTTTACTGGATCAAGGGCAAGAACAAAAAATTCTTCCAGGCGATCGCCAAACTGGTTATCTGCATCCAACCAATTCAACCGCTTCGACGGTTCCTAATGCCAGCACCAGAGCAAAGGCGAAACAAACTTTGACTGAACCACCGGATGACTTGGAACCAACTTTAAAAAAGATCCTGTCTGCAGTGGAGCAAGAACCGACAGCCTTGGATCAAATTGTTGCCGTCACAGCCTTGGCCATTGGGGATGTTTCCGCTGGATTACTCCAATTGGAAATTCTTGGTTTAGTCAGCCAGGAACCCGGCATGCGCTACCAAAGACAGTGA